GTCGGAAAATGAAACAGCCAccgtatcattttttttacctgCTCGATAAAATTCTTGGAACCGTAGAATCGATCGAATCTAGATTTTGAATCTCCTCTAACAAATGTGAAAGTTCGCCCGTTTCCTTTTAACAGTTGAACATCGAATAAATCTAACTCGTTAACTAACTTTTTCAAGCCATTGCACAGGTTTTTCACAGAACTTGATGAGTCGTTTTTGTCAATAATGCAATTAAAATCACCCAGAATGATATTCTCGTTGAACTCTcccaagtgaatcaaaatttcatgagtgAACAGGGTTTCCCTCTCTTTCTTAAACTTGGAACCTGAGTGTGCATACACGTTTATAAAATTCACTCCGTCTATAACACAGGAGGTCATACGACCATTAGTGTGCATAACTACATTTGAAAATTCGATATTTGATCGTACTAGTATACCCGTTCCTTTCCCGTCTGTACTGATGTTGATTAACGCTCTGTATGTTGGTATAAAGGTAAAGTTTTCAAAAGCTACCTCTTGCATGAAAATAACGTCCAAGTCGTTATTCCACACGAACTCTTTAAAAAGATGTTGTTTGACTTTAGTGCTTATTGCATTCAAATTTACAGTGGCCATCTTTCTAATGTATGACATGATCACTAACAAATCAGATGGAAGCTAGGCGAAGATCAAATCTGCGAGAAAATCAAAACCTGAGAGATACTAGTGCGAGAAGGCATACTGCAAAGGTTAACAAATGTGAAGACCAAACAGTTATCACATCGGGAGAAACCCGTTTCCCACTCTAATTCATTTGCCGTGAGTTACTCCTAGAACTGCGGCGTGAGTTACTTCGAGATCGAATACCAGGCACCtccattgaattttttttcctccTACCTCGTCCCTTTCTGCTTACTACTTCCATGTCCGAGCTATCGTTTTCAGACGTGGACAATGGTCCCCGTTTCAAACTGTTCTCCTCCTGGCCGGAGCACGATACACCGCTTGTCTTCGGTTCGTTTGCTCTGCTGCTCTCCGGTGTTTCACCATTCGTCTCTCCTACACTCATCGACGCTGCCTGTTCCTTTGTTGCGGTTTCGGCCTCTGCCGATGGAGCCTCTCGTGCGCTTGGATGCTGTGGAACGCTGAGCACCGTCATCGAAGTTGGTGCGGTATTTACACTCTCGCGATCCTCAAATTGGCCGTCACCTGACTGTAGAGTCTGCTGTTGACCGATCCCGATGAACCGGCATCTCTGCAATCTGCCAGCTTAGGGCAATCTGATTTGTTGTGACCTTCTGCTTTGCAGAAGAAGCATCTGTTCTTCAGTCCATCATAATATAATCGGACACGGAAGTGGCCAACGTAAAAGTTTGCCGGTATTTCCTTCTGTATTTCCATATGCACACCTCTCACTCCGCTAAAAACAGGGTATCCATAGTCGGTTGGGTACTTCTCACGCACGTGTTGTCTGATTCTGCCAAATTGCCCTAGCACCGCTGCAATGTCCTTATCATCCGCTTCAGGGGTAGATTGAAAATCCGTATGTACTTAAATTGCCGGCAGGCCATCTCAAGCTGAACCTTGGTCTTTTCACCATCCGCATACTGGAACCAATATTGATCCTCCATCGATCTACTGAATCTGTTGAAGCTTGTTTCGTTGATAAATTTCACGTAAAACCGTTGGTCATTTTCGTCCTTATACACTGAATGCACGTCAGTTGCTGGAATTTTCAGTACTCGCATCATGAACCGTAAAACATCCAGGTGAATTGGCATCTTTGCACCTTGCGAAAAAGCAAGTTTCAACGTGTTCTTTCTGGTTTCCATTTTTATCTATTCGATGAATAGATTCCGCTTGAACaataaacaacaacaaaatcacACAAAGTGTGAGCAACTGTTTAATACTTGACCAGCACTCTCGAGTACGTGTTCACTCAACGGCGTCCGAGTATAAACTGGAGTTCAAATATTGCATAGAGAAATTTTAATAGTTTCAAcctaaaatatacaaaatttagcCTTAAAATTACAAATGATCAAACTTAAACATTTAGAACCAAACTAGCAAACTCTATGCTCAACCAGAAGTCCAAATTTTAGTAAGATTCAATGGAATCATGGCTGCATGGGTGTTCTGATAGATGCGCAGACTACAAAGCTAAAGGTACTACCTATCTGAGTTTGATCCACAATCTTCTATTAGTGCAAATTTCTGTGGGGATTATTTTTTGTGTCATATGTTATACGAATGCTGGTATTGCTATAACTTAGTATTGATAGGCAGTTGAAATCTATATAAAATGTTGTTTTAGTTCATGAGTCACGTTtctaattcaaaatttcatgggAGCAAAAAAAGTTACGATATATCGTGTTACGCTATATCAAGGTATGactgtattttcaaatttatgtttgAACGCtgcaaaaaatgataatatatataataaatGGGTATCAAGATCGCATAAAATCAATAGATTTAGAATTATGAATTATGAACTAATAGGTGTCCGGAACAAGAGGATCCCCCCTAAGCAAAAATAATAGTCATctttcaaataatcaaaatGACGCTATTTGGGAAGTCCAGTTTACCTTAGCAATCAGATTCGGAGCACCTTCTTCTACTTTGATTGGCATAAGTTTCAACATTGATTGATGATGAAAGCAATGAAGTaactttcaaaagaaatttcatcACCGTTGATGGAAGTTAAACAATACATTTTCCACATATCCACGATGTAATTTCCCAGAGTATTGAAAAAGTTATAACTATTCagaattgaaattgttttaacCAGATCAAGATCAGTGAATTTCAGAACATgcaaatgattttgaaaaaggCTGTAAAGCTTACATTTTTCATAAGTGTTGatatatttcatgaaaattttgataACGATAGAAAACCTTGACCATGATCTATCGCGTTGTGAAAAATCACGTGGATCTAAATAGCATACATAATTTGCTATTAATGGAATTGTCAGTAAAGCAGTCTAATACGCATAAAAACATTTAgcataagaaaattttcattcaagTATATGTAGCATGTTAAGCAAGGCATATAATTCGTTTCTTACCGACTCTTCTCACGAGACATAATGTCCTTGCATTGCATTCAATCCAAAAACAATCTACAATATTTGTCACTAAATTTGACTGAACTGAAACAACGTAATTACGGAGAACAAACAAGCCGAAATCTCCCCAAATATGCATCCAGCAATCTCCGACGGAATTTCATCATTATCACACCCCTAATCACAAGCGCAATGATCCGCACTGATTATGTTACACTTCTGTTAGCTGCTATCTACTGGCTACTGCTTAGTGAATGAGAGTAAGTCATCGACTCGCCACTAGGTCTTTGTGTCACAAGTGGCGATCGCTACTCGAAAGGAACAACCCCGATCCGAATCCCCAGTCGATCGGATCCGAACGCGTCAATCACAGTTAATTGCGACGTTTTTTCCATTTCTACTTTGTTGAAATCCCCTTAACAAGCAGTAGTCAATCAACCGTACTGGGTTGAATGGTATAAATCTACTACTTGGAACGTGGCTCCCATTCAGTTCTGTCCCATTGATCGCCGAGGATAGAACTCGCGGAAGCACAGTGAacaaagtgatcaacttcctaTTTCTTCTTGCTCAATAGCCAACCCTAAAGGAGGGAGGATCCTACATCATGGAAGGACACGAATCTGCCGAAGCGAAGAATGTCAGCATCATCTTTTCGCCGCAACAGGAGGAAGCCGGTGCTTTGGCCAAGATGCTGAAGATCTTCGACGAGCATAGAGTGAACCTTCTGCATATCGAATCCCGATCGTCGACTCGTGGGCCCGGATATGAGTTCATGGTTGAGTGCGACAGCAAGAGCCAGAACCTGAGCGCAGCAATTGAAGCCGTTCGGGATCAGAGTGACTACTTCAACATCATCTCGCGCGATTACAAGGATAATGAAGGTATGTTTGAATGCTACCTGTTGTTGAACTTTAACTAACTtaaatgtgtgatttttatcGACAGCTACCGTGCCTTGGTTCCCACGTCGTATTCGGGATTTGGATCGCTTTGCCAATCAAATTTTATCCTACGGAGCAGAACTGGATTCTGACCATCCGGGATTCACCGATGAGAAATACCGCGCCCGTCGCAAATACTTTGCCGACATTGCTTCAACTACAAGCACGGTCAACCGTTGCCACATGTCGACTACACCGAAGAAGAGGTCAACACTTGGAGGGTGGTCTTCCAGAACCTGACCAAACTCTACCCGACGCATGCCTGTCGGGAGCACAACCACGTGTTTCCTCTGCTAATCGAGAACTGCGGCTACAGGGAGGACAACATCCCACAGCTGGAAGACGTGTCCAACTTCCTGAAGGATTGTACCGGTTTTACGCTTCGTCCGGTTGCTGGCCTGCTGTCATCGCGCGATTTCCTCGCCGGCTTGGCGTTCCGCGTGTTCCACTCGACGCAGTATATCCGTCACCCGAGCAAGCCTCTGTACACCCCGGAACCGGACGTATGCCACGAACTGCTTGGCCATGCGCCGCTGTTTGCCGATCCTTCGTTTGCACAGTTTTCGCAGGAAATCGGATTGGCTTCGCTCGGAGCCCCAGATGAGTACATCGAAAAGCTGGCCACGGTGAGTAACTGAAACATAGTGGATAGTTACGTGTGTTCTTTTGAATTATGGGATTAACGTGAATGGACTGAGATGaaagattttctacaaaaatcctAGGCCAATAGTAGAAAGTTCAAAGTTAATCTCACTTGAGACTTATCAAAAATATGCTGAATTACTGAGATCTTCACTGTTCctgttgaaaaattatatttgtgCGAACTATTGAGCTCAGTGTATAGAAGTTGAACAATTAATTATTATTTACAATTATTACAATTATTGAATGGAAATATACAGAAACGTAATTTTATATGCACgatttggaaaaaatgtggTGTTTAACAATTGGGGTATGAATTTAGACAGATCAATTGGCGACCTTCGATTTTTAGGCTATTTTTTATACTCATTGTAATTCGCAACTCATAACGAGCCTAATGGTATACGAATATGATATGAGGAACCGTTCTCCGTTCTGTTACCATTTACTGCAATTATAGTTTTTGTCATGATTTATTTTCGTATCTTGAAaaaacattgttggtggagcaatagggtcctaaaacttttgataaaatcttgttctTAATTAATAACACAATAATATCACCCAaaaataaaaagcgttgaactttactacatgtagcaactactcaaaaacaaaatccacaaagttaaaTAATCTTTtggtattaataaaaaaaacctttcgaacatgtagtatcTACTACTTTCGAAAATGTGCAGTgactgatgctgcacgttaagaaaattccattcagtcttcgccaacgccagtacttgatgaattttagcttgaaatctatgaagagatcttgaaaTTACAGCTATCAAACTAAGAACCACACATTTGCTAGCACCGGTATTGATATTCTAGTGAAATTGTGGTAGAATTTTTAGGCTCGTGTGTGTtttttaacagcatgttgaattccggaaatgttaagtgtttctgtgatattctcgttatttcggtggggtttctgatagtatccttggaatttgtagaatttagaatgtagagatttttatgagaattgtaGTGACTTCAATGAGGATCTCGCCCACAACACAAGGGTTCCCTctgaaattaataaaattcttatcgattccacaaaaaaccccattgaaatctagaaaatatttatcgacattcaaaaggtttgtattaaagctttgctttgaaattccaacggaactggagatcaacggaatcttaaaggtttttacaataattacaaagattggtttcagaattccaaatattcacacaataattagCAGGAATCCAACcaaaatctcatagattctaCCGAAatgctaaacattacatatactttgcaattggattaaatggacaaatttatgtgaagttttgcgaaaaagtgagtgtcgaactcacgactccctgatctctagttagttgttaaacttccactcggttgGTTAGCTGTAacccacgattcataattaaaaacaagtcatagattcttacaaaaataccgtctcaaagacagacccagaattccaagagattaataaccggaatcccattctcaccccaattctagagtttttaccagatttctaGTATTTCCGCGATATTCCTAGAAGGGCTTTTGAAATACCagaattatcattaaaaatccgacatccctatcggaatcccaaagtttctagagaaattccggaattccaaatgaaatctgatattctgagatgtcagaatttatACGTAAAATTCAGAGTTAcgttataaatatctgaattcctaccgacattccaaaattcctagaaaataatgccagaattcacacggatattacaaattgctacagccggtaatcttaccggaatctcagaattggaggggcgaatgttttcgta
Above is a window of Aedes aegypti strain LVP_AGWG unplaced genomic scaffold, AaegL5.0 Primary Assembly AGWG_AaegL5_hic_scaff_292_PBJ_arrow, whole genome shotgun sequence DNA encoding:
- the LOC110681048 gene encoding LOW QUALITY PROTEIN: protein henna-like (The sequence of the model RefSeq protein was modified relative to this genomic sequence to represent the inferred CDS: inserted 1 base in 1 codon) → MEGHESAEAKNVSIIFSPQQEEAGALAKMLKIFDEHRVNLLHIESRSSTRGPGYEFMVECDSKSQNLSAAIEAVRDQSDYFNIISRDYKDNEATVPWFPRRIRDLDRFANQILSYGAELDSDHPGFTDEKYRARRKYFADIXFNYKHGQPLPHVDYTEEEVNTWRVVFQNLTKLYPTHACREHNHVFPLLIENCGYREDNIPQLEDVSNFLKDCTGFTLRPVAGLLSSRDFLAGLAFRVFHSTQYIRHPSKPLYTPEPDVCHELLGHAPLFADPSFAQFSQEIGLASLGAPDEYIEKLATVSN